A region of Thermococcus barossii DNA encodes the following proteins:
- a CDS encoding DUF4129 domain-containing protein has translation MIDMRAGITLFLALLLVTAGLHVVSASGIDYHLANSNDYGAYLYFMSLLRDFQSLYDIVLAENDSAVNVSSELYTVTNSTYGTVIMYSSGSSGKIVSLAADFRELGGCSFYISSGAAGFRVAMDDADYVNARNSLILMEVGISSCREALLSISSVALVGENNETLHLDVRELSSRLEGVESLLSDYRRILESVEAPSNFSVFISKPNPMVLENITIFGYAPNMSAVLVMVNGTLYTPEVANGTFRLVYTFPQTGEYEIYAVGVNASGSFRSNVLTVNVSRIPTRIVAEENLGETVTISGYLLDYWGRGVSRVPIELVAGDEVYRLVTSPEGFFNTTVNVSSEVNATLIFRGSPYYAPSNATLLLLPAKLKPTIRLFYDGGSVRTGDTVTITGKVSPDVAVPLVIYVDDSPYTTLNARGEFSFQVQLSEGEHRIYAYFPGSGELQASRSNVVQITATPISYTLRFLLLLLFLLAAGVAYKFLTKEKPAKTSPETVPEKAGVEFEAGSAKPDVLRAYRVVYRFLRRFYSLPPSMTPRELLERFRGEPFHDDLAELTGMHERSLYGRVRFGLSEAFWAVKRASRVIITAIVRDEL, from the coding sequence TTGATTGATATGAGAGCTGGAATTACGTTGTTCTTGGCCTTGCTACTCGTGACGGCGGGTTTGCACGTGGTTTCCGCCTCTGGAATCGATTACCACCTGGCTAATTCGAATGATTATGGGGCTTACCTCTATTTCATGTCTCTGCTCCGGGACTTTCAGTCCCTCTACGACATTGTCTTGGCTGAAAATGACTCCGCTGTTAACGTCTCATCTGAACTTTACACCGTCACGAATTCCACCTACGGGACGGTGATCATGTATTCCTCTGGTTCAAGTGGCAAAATAGTCTCCCTAGCTGCTGATTTCAGGGAGCTCGGTGGGTGCTCGTTTTACATCTCTTCGGGCGCGGCGGGCTTTCGAGTGGCCATGGATGATGCGGACTACGTAAATGCCAGGAACTCTCTCATCCTGATGGAGGTGGGTATTTCCTCCTGCAGGGAGGCCCTCCTTTCTATTTCATCGGTTGCACTTGTTGGAGAAAACAATGAGACCCTTCATCTCGATGTTCGGGAGCTTTCTTCAAGGCTTGAGGGTGTTGAGAGCCTTCTTTCCGACTACCGCAGGATATTGGAAAGCGTGGAGGCCCCTTCTAACTTCTCGGTCTTTATATCCAAGCCAAACCCGATGGTGCTGGAAAACATCACGATATTCGGCTACGCTCCGAACATGAGTGCAGTTCTTGTGATGGTGAACGGAACCCTGTACACGCCGGAAGTTGCTAATGGAACCTTCCGCCTTGTTTATACGTTCCCTCAAACGGGGGAGTATGAGATATACGCGGTGGGTGTAAACGCCAGCGGTTCCTTCAGGTCAAACGTTCTAACGGTCAACGTGAGCAGAATCCCGACCAGGATTGTGGCGGAGGAGAACCTGGGGGAGACCGTCACAATCTCTGGTTACCTCCTTGATTACTGGGGTAGGGGGGTTTCCAGAGTCCCCATCGAGCTGGTTGCTGGTGATGAGGTTTACAGGCTGGTTACTAGCCCGGAGGGATTCTTCAACACCACCGTTAACGTATCCTCGGAGGTGAACGCCACGCTGATTTTTAGAGGGAGTCCCTACTACGCCCCATCAAACGCCACCCTGTTGCTTCTTCCTGCTAAGCTCAAGCCGACCATACGACTATTCTACGACGGTGGAAGCGTCAGGACGGGTGACACTGTAACGATAACGGGAAAGGTGAGCCCGGACGTTGCCGTTCCTCTGGTGATCTACGTTGACGATTCCCCCTACACGACGCTGAACGCTCGGGGCGAGTTCTCCTTCCAGGTTCAGCTAAGTGAAGGCGAGCACAGGATATACGCTTACTTCCCCGGTAGCGGTGAGCTCCAGGCCAGCAGATCTAACGTTGTTCAGATAACTGCAACTCCAATCAGCTACACTCTGCGGTTCCTGCTCCTCCTGCTCTTCCTGCTCGCCGCGGGAGTTGCCTATAAGTTTCTCACAAAGGAGAAGCCCGCGAAAACTTCTCCTGAGACTGTCCCTGAAAAGGCCGGCGTTGAGTTTGAGGCCGGTTCGGCCAAGCCCGATGTCCTCAGGGCCTACAGGGTGGTGTACCGCTTCCTGAGGAGGTTCTACTCTCTGCCCCCATCCATGACCCCCAGGGAGCTCTTGGAGAGGTTCAGGGGCGAGCCTTTCCACGACGACCTGGCGGAGCTGACTGGGATGCATGAGCGGAGCCTCTACGGCCGGGTCAGGTTCGGCCTCTCCGAGGCCTTCTGGGCGGTTAAGAGGGCCTCTCGCGTGATAATAACGGCCATCGTGAGGGATGAGCTTTGA
- a CDS encoding DUF4350 domain-containing protein — MAYAILLIVGVSLLVMPMSVPRFKSDAAYSVLNTEWNGLSSFGKLLYESGEITPVLVPYDSLGLGDMNGTLIVVGPDMDFSRGEIEQVKEFLEGGGTVILADDFGTGNELLEGLGLPQRFSKKPVISLTYTKNYEFPVTREITDTALSQGVDYVVMSRPAVILNAQSPTVYTSNASMLGGEYGAFPIMDVVSYGKGEIIIISDPDIFTNSLFPQNEPFLRNLIGSLPERTFYIDEAHHRDFNPYSTGTIVIRRAINKRLVFYYVLFIAALAFIIESGIFGLLLNRLFSFLDRFFREERKGLDEIISRLEESGLDGDKLKKILREIETGSKLGGGHGR; from the coding sequence GTGGCCTACGCGATACTGCTCATAGTCGGCGTTTCCCTCCTCGTAATGCCGATGTCGGTTCCCAGGTTTAAGAGCGATGCGGCCTACAGTGTGCTGAACACCGAATGGAACGGTCTGTCGAGCTTCGGAAAGCTCCTGTACGAGTCGGGGGAGATAACCCCCGTCCTTGTTCCCTACGATTCGCTCGGTCTTGGGGACATGAACGGCACCCTCATCGTCGTTGGCCCGGATATGGATTTTTCCAGGGGAGAGATAGAGCAGGTTAAGGAGTTTCTTGAGGGTGGGGGAACCGTTATACTGGCCGATGATTTTGGCACCGGCAACGAACTCCTTGAGGGGCTGGGGTTACCCCAGCGTTTCTCGAAGAAACCCGTGATAAGCCTGACCTACACCAAAAACTACGAGTTTCCGGTGACGAGGGAAATAACGGATACTGCGCTTTCACAGGGGGTTGATTACGTCGTGATGAGCAGACCCGCGGTGATCCTCAATGCTCAGAGCCCCACTGTCTACACGAGCAACGCATCGATGCTGGGGGGAGAATACGGGGCCTTTCCAATAATGGATGTTGTTTCCTACGGGAAAGGAGAGATAATCATAATCTCCGATCCCGACATCTTCACGAACTCCCTATTCCCACAGAACGAGCCGTTTCTCAGAAACCTCATAGGCTCGCTCCCGGAGAGGACGTTCTACATTGACGAGGCCCACCACCGGGACTTCAACCCCTACTCAACGGGGACCATCGTCATCAGGAGGGCAATTAACAAAAGGCTGGTGTTCTACTACGTTCTCTTCATAGCGGCGCTGGCCTTTATCATCGAGAGCGGTATCTTTGGACTCCTGCTGAACAGGCTGTTCTCTTTCCTTGACCGTTTCTTCCGGGAGGAAAGGAAGGGCCTGGATGAGATTATATCGAGACTCGAGGAAAGCGGCCTCGATGGGGATAAGTTAAAAAAGATACTCCGAGAAATCGAGACCGGGTCAAAGCTGGGTGGTGGTCATGGACGGTAA
- a CDS encoding AAA family ATPase, whose protein sequence is MDGKEFIGLLKKEVGKAVVGKEDVIELLTIALLSEGHVLIEGIPGVAKTTIAKAFSRAIGLSFSRIQLTPDLLPADIIGVFYYDQKTGEWTTKKGPIFANVVLADEINRAQPKTQSALLEAMQERQVTIEGRTFPLPRPFLVIATMNPLEHEGVYILPEAQLDRFMLKIEIGFPERDEEIMLLKRKSIGDFSDVEPIVTHEELMRLISDVTTVEVSDEIIEYIYAIISATRSDERLLFGASPRAGEHLLYAAKASAFLDGRKYVIPDDVKKVALSVLTHRLVLKVEYELEGVRVRDVVEDILRETEVPV, encoded by the coding sequence ATGGACGGTAAGGAATTCATCGGGCTACTGAAGAAGGAAGTCGGTAAAGCGGTCGTTGGCAAGGAGGATGTAATCGAACTCCTGACGATAGCGCTTCTCTCCGAGGGGCACGTGCTTATCGAGGGCATTCCAGGTGTGGCGAAGACCACCATAGCCAAGGCCTTTTCGAGGGCCATAGGACTGAGCTTTTCGAGGATACAGCTCACACCAGACCTCCTTCCCGCGGACATAATCGGGGTCTTCTACTACGACCAGAAGACCGGCGAGTGGACGACGAAGAAGGGGCCAATATTCGCCAACGTTGTACTGGCGGACGAGATAAACCGTGCCCAGCCCAAGACTCAGAGCGCCCTGCTGGAGGCTATGCAGGAGCGGCAGGTGACCATTGAGGGCAGGACGTTCCCCCTCCCGAGGCCCTTCCTCGTTATAGCCACGATGAATCCCCTGGAGCATGAGGGGGTCTATATTCTCCCGGAGGCCCAGCTCGACAGGTTCATGCTCAAAATTGAAATAGGTTTTCCGGAGAGGGATGAGGAGATAATGCTCCTCAAGAGAAAGAGCATCGGCGACTTCTCGGATGTTGAGCCCATAGTTACCCACGAAGAGCTCATGCGCCTGATATCTGACGTTACCACCGTTGAAGTCAGCGATGAGATAATCGAGTACATATACGCCATAATCTCCGCAACAAGGAGCGATGAAAGGCTTCTCTTTGGGGCCTCGCCCAGGGCTGGAGAACATCTCCTCTATGCGGCAAAGGCCTCCGCTTTCCTTGACGGCAGGAAATACGTTATTCCCGACGATGTTAAGAAGGTCGCCCTATCGGTGCTCACCCACAGGCTCGTCCTCAAGGTAGAGTACGAACTTGAGGGAGTGAGGGTCAGGGACGTTGTTGAGGACATCCTGAGGGAGACAGAGGTTCCGGTGTAG
- a CDS encoding DUF58 domain-containing protein yields the protein MTREDFLFVLAFILMVEGYLAETVFPALLGMLVILYLYGVRNAVSFSIEGERVPPAERLEEGKWHTAKLHLRNLGGDVFVKPEVRGQDFDVEGLEPFFLPSGGEKTFEYRFRPLGKGRFVLEPVRIIAEDSRGLYVEEFLIGPTVDVSVYPSVESIKEAARVEYNLRLAEVYKRGQLFGAEGLDIKDLREYQHGDDFKRIDWKASVRLGELIVREFIKEESADVYIFLDNTREMRKGLRMAKIDYAAVLALQVAANLVKRYRVGLVVYDEVSADIVSAGKGPTQLETIRRRLDLRGEGGKMSLRFGFEPSFGERTREFLRKVLPLRKGRRGSKGIFEALSLLKNPSFVILITDLSNPTETYRAVAMALKSHRVLILSPNPVLFYGGELDERTLRRLYDAYEERERLLKKFNALVPTIDLGPSDYIKELARVV from the coding sequence ATGACGCGGGAGGACTTTCTCTTCGTCCTTGCCTTTATCCTCATGGTGGAGGGCTACCTTGCCGAGACCGTCTTCCCGGCCCTCCTCGGGATGCTGGTGATTCTGTATCTCTACGGCGTTAGGAACGCCGTCAGCTTTTCTATCGAGGGTGAGAGGGTTCCCCCCGCTGAGAGACTTGAAGAGGGGAAGTGGCACACCGCGAAGCTTCACTTGAGGAACCTGGGTGGGGACGTCTTTGTGAAACCAGAGGTGAGAGGGCAGGACTTCGATGTTGAGGGGCTTGAACCTTTCTTCCTTCCCTCAGGAGGAGAGAAGACTTTCGAGTACCGCTTCAGGCCCCTCGGGAAGGGGAGGTTCGTGCTTGAGCCAGTTAGAATCATCGCCGAGGATTCGCGCGGGCTCTACGTCGAGGAGTTCCTCATAGGCCCAACGGTGGATGTAAGCGTCTATCCATCCGTGGAGAGCATAAAAGAGGCCGCCAGGGTCGAGTACAACCTCCGCCTGGCGGAGGTCTACAAGAGGGGCCAGCTCTTTGGGGCAGAGGGGCTGGACATCAAGGACCTCAGGGAGTACCAGCACGGCGACGACTTCAAGAGGATAGACTGGAAGGCCAGCGTGAGGCTCGGAGAGCTTATAGTGAGGGAGTTCATAAAGGAGGAGAGTGCCGACGTTTACATCTTCCTTGACAACACGAGGGAGATGCGCAAGGGGCTCAGGATGGCCAAGATAGACTACGCTGCAGTTCTGGCGCTTCAGGTGGCGGCCAACCTGGTGAAGCGCTACAGGGTAGGCTTGGTCGTTTACGACGAGGTGAGCGCCGACATCGTGAGTGCCGGCAAAGGCCCGACCCAGCTCGAAACCATACGGAGAAGGCTCGACCTCCGGGGCGAAGGGGGCAAAATGAGCCTCCGCTTTGGGTTCGAGCCTTCCTTCGGTGAGAGGACGAGGGAGTTCCTTCGGAAAGTCCTTCCCCTCCGGAAGGGGAGGCGCGGCTCTAAGGGAATATTTGAGGCCCTCTCCCTGCTTAAGAACCCGTCCTTCGTCATTCTCATCACCGACCTGAGCAATCCCACCGAGACCTACAGGGCCGTGGCCATGGCCTTGAAGAGCCACAGGGTTCTCATACTCTCTCCCAATCCGGTGCTGTTCTACGGCGGTGAGCTGGACGAGAGGACGCTCAGGAGGCTTTACGATGCCTACGAAGAGCGCGAGAGGCTCCTTAAAAAGTTCAACGCCTTGGTTCCTACCATAGACCTGGGGCCGAGCGACTACATAAAGGAACTTGCAAGGGTGGTGTGA
- a CDS encoding glycosyltransferase family 2 protein, with the protein MKLAVTIPAYNEESTIQGVIREIRHLKPEDFEGKINDIKIIVIDDGSTDETARVAKEAGADVVVSFRRNRGLARAFRQGIETALKIGADIIVNIDADGQYNAREIPRLVKPILDGKADIVLGSRFKGWIEYMPLQKKIGNKIATWVTRIASGFPTSDAQTGFRAFSREAAMRLHVLADYTYVQETIIQASHYGLKIIEVPVEFRKRRGDGKSRLISNIFGYAKRAGMIILRSYRDYNPLTVFGVVGSIFIIVGLYFGWRVLSYYLDTGQVGGRLPSAVLATLLLIVGVQTIVLGLLADMLKSQRMLLDDVLYRLKKLEYEK; encoded by the coding sequence ATGAAACTAGCTGTCACAATCCCAGCATATAATGAGGAAAGCACTATTCAGGGTGTTATCCGAGAAATCCGGCATCTTAAGCCTGAAGATTTTGAAGGGAAAATCAATGATATCAAAATTATTGTTATTGATGATGGTTCAACGGATGAGACCGCTAGAGTTGCCAAGGAAGCTGGAGCCGATGTTGTAGTCAGCTTCAGGAGAAACAGAGGGCTTGCGAGGGCATTTAGGCAGGGAATAGAAACCGCACTGAAAATCGGCGCGGATATAATAGTCAACATTGATGCTGATGGCCAATATAACGCTAGGGAGATTCCAAGATTAGTGAAGCCAATACTCGATGGCAAGGCAGATATAGTTCTTGGTTCTAGATTCAAAGGTTGGATTGAATACATGCCGCTACAAAAGAAAATCGGGAACAAAATAGCAACTTGGGTTACGAGGATTGCTTCGGGATTTCCGACCTCTGATGCTCAAACTGGATTTAGGGCTTTTTCAAGGGAGGCTGCAATGAGGCTACACGTTTTAGCGGATTATACTTATGTCCAAGAGACAATTATACAAGCGAGTCACTATGGATTAAAGATTATAGAAGTTCCGGTAGAATTCAGAAAGAGAAGAGGGGATGGGAAGTCTAGGTTGATCTCTAATATTTTTGGGTATGCCAAAAGGGCAGGTATGATAATTTTACGATCGTATCGTGATTATAACCCATTAACAGTCTTTGGAGTTGTTGGGAGTATCTTCATTATTGTGGGATTATATTTTGGGTGGAGGGTCCTATCATATTATCTTGATACTGGACAAGTAGGGGGTAGATTGCCCTCTGCAGTCTTGGCAACACTACTTCTTATAGTTGGTGTTCAGACAATAGTTCTAGGCCTATTAGCTGACATGCTTAAGTCCCAGAGAATGTTACTGGATGATGTGTTATATCGGTTGAAAAAGCTGGAGTACGAGAAATAA
- a CDS encoding glycosyltransferase family 4 protein — translation MKIAVIGPIHPFVGGISHYNTELCKSLSTNHELVVISYKRRYPMFLYPGKNQIDKKCSRKSEISNVEYILDTVNPITWIKAVSRIKKENPNLLIFHWVTPFMTPMFVTVFFLLKKLTRIQILAICHNVLPHERTSLDVFLTKLVFRNVDYFIVHSRKDFTNLKKIVTRPTRRVLFPLYHMFKVSNISKNHAKEIINLTKNDKVILFFGYIREYKGLIYLIQAMPKVLIRIPTAKLLVVGEFWDNKERYLAEIENLNIKNAVILIDKYVHNDQVELYFSAADVVVLPYISATQSAVVQTAYYFNKPVITTRVGGLPDIVTDKKTGLIVEPKDSEMLAEAISEYLEQTIGKKMGRIIHRTKWKFSWERLVKTIEKLGENNESRDDYS, via the coding sequence GTGAAAATTGCAGTAATAGGTCCTATTCATCCCTTTGTAGGGGGTATATCACATTATAATACTGAACTCTGTAAAAGCCTATCCACGAATCATGAACTGGTCGTTATCTCGTATAAACGCAGATACCCTATGTTTTTGTACCCTGGAAAGAATCAGATAGACAAAAAATGTTCTAGGAAATCCGAAATAAGCAATGTAGAATATATCCTAGACACCGTGAACCCCATAACCTGGATAAAAGCTGTTTCAAGAATAAAAAAAGAAAATCCAAATTTGCTGATCTTTCACTGGGTTACTCCGTTCATGACTCCAATGTTCGTGACAGTATTCTTTCTTCTAAAAAAACTAACTAGAATCCAGATCCTTGCGATTTGTCACAATGTCCTTCCCCATGAAAGGACGAGTCTGGACGTATTCCTCACAAAACTCGTGTTTAGAAATGTTGATTACTTTATAGTTCATTCCAGAAAGGACTTCACCAACTTAAAAAAAATAGTTACTAGGCCCACAAGAAGAGTCCTGTTTCCATTGTACCACATGTTTAAAGTCTCCAACATATCCAAAAATCATGCAAAAGAAATCATTAACCTGACCAAAAATGACAAAGTTATCCTTTTTTTTGGGTATATCAGGGAGTACAAAGGACTAATATACCTTATTCAAGCAATGCCAAAGGTTCTGATAAGGATTCCAACAGCCAAATTGCTGGTAGTAGGGGAATTCTGGGACAACAAAGAAAGGTACCTCGCTGAGATAGAAAACTTAAACATCAAAAATGCTGTTATTCTAATAGACAAATACGTCCACAACGATCAGGTAGAGCTGTACTTCTCAGCTGCAGACGTGGTAGTCCTTCCGTATATCTCTGCAACCCAAAGTGCAGTTGTTCAAACAGCGTACTACTTTAACAAACCCGTCATTACAACCAGAGTGGGAGGTCTCCCCGATATAGTTACTGACAAAAAGACTGGGCTAATTGTCGAACCTAAAGACTCAGAAATGCTCGCTGAGGCTATATCAGAATACCTCGAACAAACCATAGGAAAAAAGATGGGAAGAATAATACACAGGACAAAATGGAAATTCTCATGGGAACGGTTGGTTAAGACTATCGAAAAACTTGGTGAGAATAATGAAAGTAGGGATGATTACTCATGA
- a CDS encoding glycosyltransferase family 4 protein, translated as MKVGMITHDFYPPIGGQGVEAFTLYQQFNKKNHPKIVVFSSRENSLDNHIKISTPSNNMLGPLLFSIYVSLELNKIINTHKLDVLQFYGGPGGVFLLKKPIIPTIYIANHTYAQQFRHFKKWKYKILMLIEKIGYIHATKIISISSTTKKSLIDDYGIPPEKITVIPVTVDLSKFHYKNVKRIPHSVLYVGRLDKRKGIPYLIQAIKYVLAEVPTVTLYIIGEGNLKKRLKELIKKKGLQKHAVLLGKIPTEELVEWYNKVDVFTLPSLFEGFGIVLLEAMACRTPVIGTNTQGIVDVIIPGKTGILVPPKNAIALGKAIEQLLTTPKLRKRLSHNAYKRLSKDFSLDALTNRIIQQIEQATTQGAKNSERSFSDS; from the coding sequence ATGAAAGTAGGGATGATTACTCATGATTTTTACCCCCCAATCGGGGGACAAGGAGTGGAAGCATTCACACTATACCAACAATTTAACAAGAAAAACCACCCGAAAATTGTAGTGTTCTCAAGTCGAGAAAATAGCCTAGATAATCATATTAAAATATCCACTCCATCTAACAACATGTTAGGCCCGCTACTTTTTTCAATTTATGTTTCGCTTGAACTTAATAAGATCATCAACACTCACAAGTTAGACGTGCTTCAGTTTTATGGAGGGCCTGGTGGCGTGTTCCTCTTAAAAAAACCCATTATACCCACTATATACATTGCCAATCACACGTACGCTCAGCAGTTCAGACATTTCAAGAAATGGAAATACAAAATACTAATGCTGATAGAGAAAATTGGGTACATTCATGCTACTAAAATAATATCTATTTCCTCAACAACGAAAAAAAGTCTCATAGACGATTATGGGATTCCCCCGGAAAAAATTACCGTAATCCCCGTAACGGTTGACCTAAGCAAATTCCACTATAAAAATGTTAAAAGGATTCCCCATAGTGTCCTCTACGTAGGGCGTCTGGACAAAAGAAAAGGTATTCCTTACCTGATACAGGCAATAAAGTATGTCCTAGCAGAAGTTCCCACTGTCACGTTATACATCATAGGCGAGGGAAATTTAAAGAAACGCCTCAAAGAACTTATAAAGAAAAAGGGATTACAAAAACACGCGGTGCTCCTAGGAAAGATACCCACGGAGGAGCTTGTCGAATGGTACAACAAAGTTGACGTTTTCACTCTCCCTTCCTTATTCGAAGGATTTGGTATAGTGTTATTAGAGGCTATGGCATGTCGAACTCCCGTTATTGGAACTAACACCCAAGGCATAGTTGATGTTATTATTCCTGGAAAAACTGGGATACTAGTACCTCCAAAAAACGCCATTGCACTAGGAAAGGCAATAGAACAGCTACTCACAACTCCAAAACTAAGAAAAAGACTCTCACACAATGCTTATAAGAGGCTGTCCAAAGATTTTTCGCTCGATGCTCTCACAAACAGGATAATTCAACAAATTGAACAAGCCACTACTCAGGGGGCTAAGAACAGTGAGAGATCTTTCTCGGATTCATGA
- a CDS encoding DUF2206 domain-containing protein, whose product MVNNYGNNLLLLSTIIIMAGIILAIAFTEVIPNGAYPYLIFTMATSLIFHTTLITNYIQVQDVYGEYYIAQSVLKTHFWEYYVGDTPYNSVLSTTILPIIFHYISKVSLTWIYKIIFPTFLALIPLILYRIYTSYISPKMAFLSVVLFMGIHSFFITVPFIPKQVTAEVFLLLLLHVTFSREIEHRNFLLTVFGVSIVMSHYGTAYLVLGMLIFAKIWGYLTSSLSKSTSPKSVLSNLYIALYAIVVFGWYANMSEMISLSSVLRRVPSIVRLVASGVLFSTKYSRGASLLTKQLPLLGAIDKYLYLAIGAFSAVGLIIATIETYLKDIEKPRFDTAYIAFSVYWMLILGATILIPHFAMMNPYRLYHLSMITLSPFVMLGLQRTLKIFERFFTLNHIRVAGVILVVFVLLNTGALNEILRLPPFYSSSLNQDTALQLGGIEDKRMVYGRLITTWDVQSSMWISTFWNSSRLIYSNRWGYGSASLHSYGELPVKNIESMTPDGVIPKNNYIYIPYIFKKLRLWYTVDTLGQPKYFNATNLYTKLAVEYSIIYNNHGTQVLWS is encoded by the coding sequence ATGGTCAACAACTACGGCAATAACCTTCTCCTACTGAGTACAATCATAATAATGGCTGGAATCATCCTAGCAATAGCATTTACCGAAGTCATCCCAAACGGTGCATACCCATATCTAATTTTCACCATGGCAACCTCCCTAATATTTCACACCACACTTATTACAAACTATATCCAGGTTCAAGACGTTTATGGAGAGTATTATATTGCTCAATCTGTCCTGAAAACCCACTTTTGGGAATACTATGTTGGGGACACACCCTATAATTCCGTACTGAGCACAACGATCCTACCCATAATTTTCCATTATATCTCAAAGGTCTCACTCACATGGATTTACAAAATAATCTTCCCAACATTTCTAGCATTGATACCTCTTATTCTTTACAGGATATACACTTCATACATATCCCCCAAAATGGCGTTTCTTTCGGTAGTACTCTTCATGGGTATACATTCATTTTTCATCACAGTCCCGTTCATACCGAAACAGGTGACTGCAGAGGTGTTCCTCTTGTTACTTCTCCATGTAACCTTCTCCAGAGAGATAGAGCACCGAAATTTTCTCCTTACAGTCTTTGGAGTCTCCATTGTCATGTCCCACTATGGAACTGCATATCTAGTGTTGGGCATGCTAATCTTTGCAAAAATATGGGGATATCTAACATCGTCACTCTCGAAATCAACATCCCCAAAAAGTGTACTAAGCAACCTTTACATAGCACTATATGCAATTGTTGTATTTGGATGGTACGCTAATATGTCAGAGATGATCTCGCTCTCTAGCGTCCTGAGAAGAGTCCCATCTATCGTGCGTTTAGTTGCATCTGGGGTGCTCTTTAGTACGAAGTATTCACGTGGTGCATCATTATTGACAAAACAGCTACCTCTTCTTGGGGCCATAGACAAATACCTCTACCTCGCAATTGGGGCATTCTCCGCAGTGGGATTAATAATTGCAACAATAGAAACATACCTCAAAGATATAGAGAAACCTAGGTTTGATACAGCATATATTGCATTCTCAGTATACTGGATGCTTATTTTGGGGGCAACTATCCTTATTCCTCACTTTGCCATGATGAATCCCTATCGCTTGTATCATCTCTCCATGATAACACTTAGTCCGTTCGTCATGTTAGGACTACAGAGAACATTAAAGATTTTTGAGCGCTTCTTTACACTTAATCACATCAGGGTGGCTGGAGTTATCCTTGTCGTTTTTGTTCTCTTGAACACGGGAGCACTAAATGAGATACTTAGGCTTCCACCGTTTTACTCCAGTTCATTAAACCAAGACACGGCACTCCAACTGGGGGGCATTGAAGACAAAAGAATGGTATACGGTAGACTCATAACTACCTGGGATGTACAGAGCTCAATGTGGATTTCAACTTTCTGGAATTCCTCGAGGTTAATATATTCAAACAGATGGGGATATGGAAGCGCATCTCTCCATTCATATGGGGAACTTCCAGTAAAGAATATCGAATCAATGACTCCCGATGGGGTCATTCCAAAAAACAACTATATCTACATACCGTACATCTTCAAGAAACTTAGGTTATGGTATACCGTGGACACCTTGGGCCAACCAAAATATTTCAACGCAACAAACTTGTACACAAAATTGGCAGTGGAGTACTCAATAATATATAATAATCATGGAACCCAAGTTTTATGGTCCTGA